The following proteins are co-located in the Shouchella hunanensis genome:
- the ileS gene encoding isoleucine--tRNA ligase: MSETAHVREQRVRERWEKDNTFKQSIEKREGKETYVFYEGPPTANGMPHAGHALGRTMKDFVARYKTMSGYQVLRKAGWDTHGLPVELEVQKQLDLKGKDEIKAYGVEAFIEKCKESVFTYEREWRQFTEALGYWVDMDDPYVTLQNPYIESVWNILSTIHRNDMLYKGHRVVPYCPNCETSLSSHEVAQGYKDVTDLSATAKFLIEGTKNEYLLGWTTTPWTLPSNVAIAVNPDMTYVKVEKDDEVYVVAEALAEKLLGESPNVVGTLKGSELVGTKYDPPFNYLSLNRGHEVIGASFVTDSSGTGLVHMAPAHGDDDYQAIRESGLDFVNVVDSKGRYTEEIGPLAGRFVKDCDVDIVKMLAHNGRLFSKERYEHSYPHCWRCDSPLLYYAMEGWFIETTKMKDQLIANNQEVDWHPSHMREGRFGKFLENVVDWNIGRNRFWGTPLNVWECDSCDKQEAPASIAELRERADQELGEDIELHKPYVDGITFTCECGGTMHRTSEVIDVWFDSGSMPFAQYHYPFENEALMNKQFPADVVIEGVDQTRGWFYSLLAVSTLFTGKAPYKRVLSLGHILDENGQKMSKSKGNALNPVELIEEFGADSLRWALLADSAPWNNKRFSKKTVSQTKSKVLDTLANVHSFYKMYADIDRFDPKTVETGKHTKLDEWILSRLNTVIAEVTKSLDAYDVTKGARTIASFLDEISNWYIRRSRARFWASGMDEDKRAAYHTLYEVITKTTQLMAPFAPFLSDEVYSDLAGESVHLTDYPVADSTQVNTSLEEEMDAVRQVVELTRSIRNQTSLKTKQPLAQLAIVPVKQSANLEAYKGIIAEETNVKTILLDANQEQYVSQQVKLNFPVAGPKLGKSVGLVQKMIAQFGDTQTQQFLDAGKMVLTLENDQVVEIEKDDVLVEKNPLPGFEFAEGDDYLVVLDTNVTTELKEEGFVREVIRAVQVYRKELDLPVEKRVHLTIHASENVEDILQRFETFMKKHVLIEKLSFGQEDDMKSFDVEGETVSLGIQD; encoded by the coding sequence TAGGACGTACGATGAAAGACTTTGTTGCCCGTTATAAAACAATGTCTGGGTATCAAGTTCTTCGTAAAGCTGGTTGGGACACCCATGGTTTGCCTGTAGAATTAGAAGTACAGAAACAACTTGATTTAAAAGGCAAAGACGAAATTAAAGCGTACGGCGTTGAAGCATTCATTGAAAAATGTAAAGAAAGTGTCTTTACGTATGAACGAGAATGGCGCCAATTTACAGAAGCACTTGGCTATTGGGTTGATATGGACGACCCATACGTCACCTTACAGAACCCTTACATTGAGTCAGTATGGAACATTCTTTCAACCATTCATCGGAACGACATGCTTTACAAAGGTCACCGTGTTGTGCCCTACTGTCCAAACTGTGAAACTTCTTTAAGCTCACACGAAGTTGCTCAAGGATATAAGGATGTTACCGATTTATCAGCTACAGCGAAGTTTTTAATTGAAGGAACGAAGAATGAATACCTTCTTGGCTGGACAACGACTCCATGGACGTTGCCTTCCAACGTAGCGATTGCAGTCAATCCAGATATGACCTATGTAAAAGTGGAAAAAGACGACGAAGTCTACGTTGTTGCAGAAGCATTAGCTGAAAAACTACTTGGTGAATCGCCGAACGTTGTAGGTACATTAAAAGGATCAGAACTTGTTGGTACGAAATACGATCCTCCGTTTAATTACCTTTCTTTAAATAGGGGTCATGAAGTAATTGGTGCCTCTTTCGTTACCGATTCAAGCGGTACTGGTCTTGTCCATATGGCACCTGCCCACGGTGACGATGACTATCAAGCTATCCGGGAAAGTGGCCTTGATTTCGTAAATGTCGTAGATTCAAAAGGCCGTTATACAGAAGAAATCGGTCCACTTGCTGGTCGCTTCGTAAAAGATTGCGATGTAGATATTGTTAAGATGTTGGCCCATAACGGACGTTTATTCTCAAAAGAACGTTATGAGCATAGCTATCCACATTGCTGGCGATGTGATAGCCCCCTTCTCTATTACGCAATGGAAGGTTGGTTTATTGAAACAACGAAAATGAAAGATCAGTTAATTGCTAATAACCAAGAAGTGGATTGGCACCCAAGTCATATGCGCGAAGGTCGATTTGGTAAATTTCTTGAGAATGTGGTTGATTGGAACATTGGGCGTAACCGATTCTGGGGTACACCATTAAATGTGTGGGAATGTGACTCATGCGACAAACAGGAAGCGCCTGCTTCTATTGCCGAACTACGTGAGCGTGCAGACCAAGAGTTAGGCGAAGATATTGAGCTTCATAAGCCATATGTTGATGGCATTACGTTTACGTGTGAATGTGGCGGAACGATGCATCGCACAAGTGAAGTCATTGATGTATGGTTTGATAGTGGCTCTATGCCGTTTGCTCAATACCACTATCCATTTGAAAATGAAGCATTGATGAACAAGCAATTTCCTGCTGACGTTGTCATTGAAGGAGTCGACCAAACACGTGGTTGGTTCTACAGCTTACTTGCGGTGTCAACTTTATTTACGGGGAAAGCTCCTTATAAGCGCGTACTTTCTCTCGGACATATTTTAGATGAAAACGGACAGAAAATGTCTAAGAGTAAAGGAAATGCCTTAAATCCAGTTGAGCTAATTGAAGAATTCGGAGCAGACAGCTTACGCTGGGCGTTACTTGCTGATAGCGCACCTTGGAATAACAAGCGCTTCTCTAAGAAGACCGTTAGTCAGACGAAGTCAAAAGTGTTAGATACGCTAGCGAATGTACATTCTTTCTATAAAATGTACGCGGACATTGATCGCTTCGATCCAAAAACAGTCGAGACTGGCAAGCACACGAAGCTTGATGAATGGATTCTCTCACGCCTAAACACTGTTATTGCAGAAGTGACAAAAAGCTTAGACGCATACGATGTCACGAAAGGCGCAAGAACCATCGCATCATTTTTAGACGAAATTAGTAACTGGTACATCCGTCGTTCTCGTGCGCGTTTCTGGGCGAGTGGTATGGATGAAGACAAACGTGCAGCTTACCACACGCTGTATGAAGTGATCACGAAAACAACGCAATTGATGGCTCCATTTGCGCCATTTTTGTCAGATGAGGTTTACAGTGACTTAGCTGGCGAAAGTGTCCATTTAACCGATTATCCAGTAGCCGACTCCACTCAGGTAAACACTTCACTTGAAGAAGAAATGGATGCGGTTCGCCAAGTAGTTGAATTGACTCGCTCGATTCGTAATCAAACAAGCTTAAAAACGAAGCAACCGCTAGCTCAGTTAGCTATTGTACCGGTGAAGCAGTCAGCAAATTTGGAAGCATATAAAGGCATCATTGCAGAAGAAACAAATGTAAAGACCATTTTACTTGATGCGAATCAAGAACAATACGTGTCCCAGCAAGTAAAATTAAACTTCCCAGTTGCTGGACCAAAGTTAGGTAAATCAGTTGGTCTTGTACAGAAAATGATTGCTCAATTTGGTGATACACAAACTCAACAATTCCTTGACGCTGGCAAAATGGTGTTAACCCTAGAGAATGATCAAGTCGTAGAAATTGAGAAAGACGATGTTCTTGTGGAAAAAAATCCATTACCAGGCTTTGAATTCGCTGAAGGTGATGACTACTTAGTCGTTCTTGACACAAATGTTACAACAGAGCTTAAGGAAGAAGGATTTGTTCGCGAAGTCATTCGTGCGGTTCAAGTTTATCGTAAAGAGCTTGACCTTCCAGTTGAAAAGCGTGTCCATTTAACGATTCATGCATCAGAAAATGTGGAAGACATTTTACAACGCTTTGAAACCTTCATGAAAAAACATGTTCTGATTGAGAAGCTTTCATTCGGTCAAGAAGACGATATGAAGTCCTTTGATGTCGAGGGCGAAACGGTTTCTCTTGGCATTCAAGATTGA